From the genome of Ktedonobacterales bacterium:
CACGAGTAGTTGGTGGTGGGGACAAACCTACAATGCCAACAACGGCCTGGACCCCGATCCGGTCATTGGCATCTATCAGGCAGGCCCTGGCACAAGCAACCCAAACGCGCACTACTGGATCGGCAACTACGTCAGCATTCAGCGCGACGAGGACGCCACCTACAGCGCCGATTATTCCCTCGATGAGCAGGGCAATATCATGCAGGGGCCTTAATGCTGCCACAGTGACACGTAGAAGAGTTGCTTCGTTCAGGAGGAAAGGACAGCAGCGATGTCACGATCCGCTCGCAAAAAGAACCAGCGCCGAATGCCGCCTGTTCGGCTTATCTGGCGCCCCTTACGTCTGACCGCGATCCTTGCTTTTCTCTGCCTGGCGATCATCGGCATTGGCCTGGCTATCGTGGGAAGTGGTCAGGCCCATTTTGGGCAGAGTTCGCAAACCACCAGCGCCTGTAATCCCACGCTCATCACAACCGACAATCAGGCTCAACCCGCAAAATGGTTCTCGATCAACTCCGGGTCTGCTGCGGACATTTTAAGCGCGGCGCAATGCTCCGATATGTTCCAGAGCGCCTCGCAAGGCGCCGATCTGATCGCAAACGCATTACAGAACGGCACGCTGGCCGCGCCGGTTCTGGTGAAACCCTATCGCAGTGATGTTGGACTGGCGCAGTTCTGGGTCGTTCCGGTGGTTGATAAAAACAATCATCCCCTGGCCCTGCTCACCTTTTTTTATAATCCTCAGTCCCGCCTGATTCATGAAGGGGAGTTCGACGCCGTGACGGGCGACATGTTTTACGTGAACCACTCATTTCCTGCGGTCACGGCCACTGCGGCTGTTGCAGCGGTGAGCGTCCAGCAGCACGTCGCTGTGATCCAGGGGCGCACGCCTGAACTGATCTATTTTCCTGGCGATTTTAGCGGATCGCAGGCGGTCCAACAAACCTTGCGCGAGGGAGGCACAGTCGTCATTGATCCCATCTGGCGCGTACCAGGAGCAGATGGCGTCTGGCACTACGTCGATCACAACGGCCAGGCGCACCTGAACACAGACTTCCCGGTTGACCCGCATTACCAGCCCATGCCTGCGACAACGACCACTCAATAAGAGCGCATCCAGTTGAACAAGTGAGCCAGCTCACAGGGGTTACTTCCCCTCATTCGCGCGCGGGCGCTGCAACCGCCTCAGCCGCGCCAGATAGCGCCTGTGTTCCTGCGGCTTGCATCGCGTGGCTCATTGCTGGTGTTCTCTCTTCTCCTGACGGAGCGCGGCCAGGGTGCGCTCCAGCCCCTCCTGAAACCCTATTATTAGTTCATACCCGAGCAGGCTTCTAGCCCGCTGAATAGCCGCGAGACTATCGCGCACGTCTCCGACGCGGGCCTCGCGGTACTCTGCCTGGACCCGCGCTCCGAGCAAATCCCCGGCGACACCCAGGAGCGCATTGAGCGACCTCTGCTCGCCAGAACCTATATTGATTACCTGACCGACGGCGCGTGAGGCTTCGGCGGCCAGCAGGTTCGCCCTGACCACATTTTCTATATAGATAAAATCGCGCGTTTGCTCCCCATCGCCAAACACCACCGGACGGCGGCCCTCTAAGAGAGCGGTCAGAAAACGTGGGATCACCGCCGCATATTCGGAGTTCGGGTTCTGGCCTGGTCCAAAGACGTTAAAATAGCGCAGGGCCACCGTCTCCAGGCCATAGAGCTGCGTAAACAGGCGGCATAGATGCTCTCCAGTGAGCTTGTGCAGGGCATAGGGTGAGAGTGGGCAAGGCGTCATGCTCTCTTCTTTGGGCAAAGTCGGCTCATTGCCATAGAGCGCGCAAGAACTGGCAAACACGACCCGCCGGACTCCGGCGTCGCGGGCAGCAAGCAACACATGCTGCGTGCCGGTCACATTTACCTCCAGCGCCCGCAACGGATCGGCAATAGACTCTGGCGGCGAGGCCAGCGCCGCCTCGTGAAAGACCACCTCAACCCCCGCAGCAGCCGCGCGCACAGCCGCAAGGTCTCGCAGGTCTGCTCGAATGACTTCTGCGCGGCCCCCAAAGGCGGCGAGATTGCCTTCCCGACCACTGGAGAGATTATCAAACACCCGCACAGATTGCCCCTGCTCCAGCAGAGTTTGGGCGATATGCGACCCGATAAAGCCAGCGCCGCCGGTGATGAGATACCTGGCAGTCATAGCATGCCCCTACTAATACTACTCATATAATCCTTTTACTTCCCTTCTATTACTACCTGCTGTCTCGCTTAGTACTTTCTGGTAGACTCCCCCTGGATACCTTTCCATTCGTCTCTTATCCCGATAGACCGCTCTGCTGTCCCCTATCATCTCCCAGTTCTTCTAAAGTTGCAAGTGATTTGCTGGCACGTATCATGGGACATTTTCACAATGGCAGAACGCTCTGCTATAATCGCTCTATCTGAACAGACCCTTCCTGAGTCAGCGACGTTGATTCCTTGCTTCTGGCCTGACCAGTAAAGAGTCTGCTTCCACTTGATGTTGGGCGGCATCATCCAGCGCGAGCAGGAAACGGGCAGGTAGGCAATGCCTCAAACGGTTGATGCTTCTCTCTCGGTAGACAAAGCGCGTAGATGAAATCGTCGCTGCGCGGCGGCGACTTAAGGCTTGGAATAGTTCTCAGCAGCGGCGTGCGCATTGCCCTGCAAGGAAAAGATAACTGAGTGCCAGACATCAAGACAACGCTTCAATCAGGAAGAAGCATCATCAAAAATATCGCCCTGGGCAACCGCCTGATCGCTTCTTCCTATCAGCGCCGGGCGCCGCAGAGCGATGATCCTGAGAAAAACGAGGCCAGCTACCCACTGACCGTCTTTCACCGGCACGTCACGGCGCTGGAGCCGCTGCGCGGCTCCCTGATGGGCGCCGATCTGCTGGAGATTGGTCCGGGGAGCAACGTTGGCGTGGGGCTGCTGGCCTTGCTGGCGGGCGCAAAAAGCGTGACCTGCCTGGATGTTGTCCCCCGCGCTCAGGACCACGGCTCGAATGCGCTCTATCTGGCGCTGGTCAAGACCGCAGCCATTTTTCCCGATACTTACCTTGTCGCCCCGGCGCTGCTGAAACGCGCCAGGCACGACCCCGAAGGGCTGGCGCGTGACCTGCTGGACCGTATCAACTACTGCTCTCCAGTGGATATTGCCAGGAACAGCCTGCCCGATGCCTCGCTGGATGTCATTTGTTCGCATACCTGCTTTGAACACTTCTCCGACCCCGCAGGGGCCATTGCCCAGATTGCCCGGCTGCTGCGTCCCGGCGGCCTCACCAGCCACCAGATCGACCTGCGCGATCACCGCGATTTCAACCGCCCGCTCGACTTTCTCGCCTATAGCAATACCATCTGGCGCTTGATGACCAGCCACCTGCCGAACGCCGTCCGTACCCGCTGGCGCGCTTCGCAGTACCGCGCCGCATTTGAGAAACAGGGGCTGGAAGCCATGTATCTGGAGGTATCACAAACAATCATCGTGACAGAGCAGATGCGCCACCAATTCTCGCGCTGCTTCCAAGCCCTGGACCTGGAAGACCTCGGCATTCTGAACCTGCTGCTCGTCGCCCGCAAACGCGATCATCCCCGCTAACTGGACGGCTGGCCTTCTGCTTGATTTCCATCAGTAGTTCCACCACCTATCGGGGGTTGCCACTTGTAGCGCCGCCATCTTGGCGGCTCAACGCTGGCCTGCTGGTGTGCTGGCCTGGAGGGCGCACGCTCGCCTTGGCGCAGCGGTAGCCGCCTGGAAGGCGGCGCTACCAGTACCATGCCTCGCTTGCCAACACCTCATTTTTGCTAGAACCTCCAGCAGTTCCCTATTTGACAGCCCTGGTGTGCTGTGCTACCATTTGTATTGAAACATCTTTTAAGAAAAGCAGTATCTAGCGATGCTGCAAAAAAATTGGCCGGGCGCGGCGGGGAAGCGTCGGGCTGGGGAAAAAGGTATCTTCTGTTATGCTGCCATTTCCTGAGTATGTCCCCATCTTCATCTTGATTGGCCTGGCAATCCTCTTTGCCGTGCTGGTGACGGGCATCACGTTCGTGCTGGGTCCAAAGAAACCCTCACCGGCCAAACTCGCGCCCTATGAGAGCGGCATTCGGGAGATCGAGCCACTCAGGCGCCGCTTTCCGGTCAAATACCTGGTGACGGGCATGATGTTTATTATCTTCGACATCGAAGCCGTCTCCTTCTATCCGCTGGCGGTGCTGCTCAAGAGCGACCTGAAGGTGTTTGGACTGATCGAACTGGTCATCTTCCTGGCAATTCTGTTGATCGCCTATGTCTATGTCTGGCGTAAGGGAGCGTTCCGATGGGAGTGAATAACCCCTGGGAGCCAGTGCAAACCATCTCGAACGCCCAGACGCCCCGCCTGTCGCGGGGCGTCCATGTGGAGTCCGGGACCGGCATTTTGCTGACTCAAGTAGATAAAATCCTCAACTGGAGCCGCAGTTCGTCGCTCTGGCCGGCGCTGTTTGGCCTGGCCTGCTGCGCCATCGAGATGATGGCAACCAGCGCCGCGCGCTTCGATCTGGCCCGCTTTGGCGCGGAAGTCTATCGCGCCAGCCCACGCCAGGCCGATCTGCTGATCGTCGCCGGGCGCTGCTCGGTGAAGATGGCCCCGGTGCTGCGGCAAATCTACGACCAGATGCCCGACCCCAAATGGGTCATTTCGATGGGCGCCTGCGCCTCCTGCGGCGGCGTCTTTAACAACTATGCCATCGTCCAGGGCGTGGATAAAATCATTCCGGTAGACATCTTTATTCCAGGTTGTCCGCCCACCCCCGACATGCTGCTCTATGGCTTTAACCAGTTGCAGGAAAAGATTCGCCTGGGCATTCCCAATCCCCCCGACCCGCTGAAGGTCGGCGCGGTGAAGAACCTGGGCAGCGAAAATTAAGCCTGAAAGAGAAGAAGGCTCATTACCTATGGCCGAAACCACAAAAGACCTGGCGGTAAAAACGGTGGAAGCGGTGCGGTCAAAGTTTGGCGAGGTCGCGCTGGAGGTTGTCGAACATCGCGGCGAAACCACCATCCTGCTGCCGCCAGAAAAAGTACCAGCCGTCGCCAAATTCCTGCGCGATCATCCCGCGCT
Proteins encoded in this window:
- a CDS encoding SDR family oxidoreductase; the protein is MTARYLITGGAGFIGSHIAQTLLEQGQSVRVFDNLSSGREGNLAAFGGRAEVIRADLRDLAAVRAAAAGVEVVFHEAALASPPESIADPLRALEVNVTGTQHVLLAARDAGVRRVVFASSCALYGNEPTLPKEESMTPCPLSPYALHKLTGEHLCRLFTQLYGLETVALRYFNVFGPGQNPNSEYAAVIPRFLTALLEGRRPVVFGDGEQTRDFIYIENVVRANLLAAEASRAVGQVINIGSGEQRSLNALLGVAGDLLGARVQAEYREARVGDVRDSLAAIQRARSLLGYELIIGFQEGLERTLAALRQEKREHQQ
- a CDS encoding methyltransferase domain-containing protein — encoded protein: MPDIKTTLQSGRSIIKNIALGNRLIASSYQRRAPQSDDPEKNEASYPLTVFHRHVTALEPLRGSLMGADLLEIGPGSNVGVGLLALLAGAKSVTCLDVVPRAQDHGSNALYLALVKTAAIFPDTYLVAPALLKRARHDPEGLARDLLDRINYCSPVDIARNSLPDASLDVICSHTCFEHFSDPAGAIAQIARLLRPGGLTSHQIDLRDHRDFNRPLDFLAYSNTIWRLMTSHLPNAVRTRWRASQYRAAFEKQGLEAMYLEVSQTIIVTEQMRHQFSRCFQALDLEDLGILNLLLVARKRDHPR
- the ndhC gene encoding NADH-quinone oxidoreductase subunit A, which gives rise to MLPFPEYVPIFILIGLAILFAVLVTGITFVLGPKKPSPAKLAPYESGIREIEPLRRRFPVKYLVTGMMFIIFDIEAVSFYPLAVLLKSDLKVFGLIELVIFLAILLIAYVYVWRKGAFRWE
- a CDS encoding NADH-quinone oxidoreductase subunit B family protein is translated as MGVNNPWEPVQTISNAQTPRLSRGVHVESGTGILLTQVDKILNWSRSSSLWPALFGLACCAIEMMATSAARFDLARFGAEVYRASPRQADLLIVAGRCSVKMAPVLRQIYDQMPDPKWVISMGACASCGGVFNNYAIVQGVDKIIPVDIFIPGCPPTPDMLLYGFNQLQEKIRLGIPNPPDPLKVGAVKNLGSEN